tttatgaaagtatatagtCTACATTGATATTTTTCGGGATATATACcctacattgggacaaaaatgaaagtatatggccTATTTATAGCAACTAAAACTAACAAATAAAGGGAAATAAGTAGGAAATGAagtcaagtaaaaaaaaaaaaagggaaagaaGTAGGAAATGAAGTCAAGTAATAATGCTCACTTAATTTTCCCATAAAAAGTTCACTCGGTAGGTAATATAAAGATGATACATAAAATTCGTGTGTTTTTTTCCCCAAAGCAATCAAATTATGTACAAAGATCATTTTATTACGATTTACGAGTAATAAGTAGTCACGATTGTGgagttataattttaataatttggtgtacataaaaactaaaaaaaaaaaaaaaaaaaaaaaacaaaataattcCGATATCTCATTTTTACCTTTAAAATGTCACATTCAACATGTTATACTTTTGTATTACATTCAATCTTATCTTATAAAGTTAAATCGGTTTTTTCTCAagatatttttttatcattaagtTTTTATATCTCCAATCAACAGTTTTAATTAAAGTATTTAATCAGTTTTTCTCATTTTCTGCGATTAGTTTCCAAGCAACCCAGTTCCCGCGATTAGTTGCCGAGCAATCTAGAATGGTCCTTGGAGTTTTCTACTTAGCGTGTGTGGATCGCAAATAAGAGTATTCGATGCAAAAATTGCCGGTAAAAAGAAAAGCATTTATCATTTTTCCTTGTAGTGAACACTCAAACAATTATTAAAAAGTTTAACATAGTGTTAAATGTTATGTTTAAAAATTTATGAAATGCATAACTTATTTGTAAgccgataattatcaaataattttTTAAAAATGGGAGGTGAATTCCACACACCACTTTTTATCCATGTACACCTAATTACCTATTAGACTCTTAATTATACATTatacatacaataataataaaagttcaaCTCCCTAGATTAATCTAGGAGTATAAATGTAAGTTTACGAGAGAAAAGTGTACatagatcaaaaagtggtgtgtgaataTCACCTCCCTTTAAAATTAACTATCTTCACTTAATTTATGAAAGTATTTTTTGGTTTGTTGGTTGCGTATATTTTTTATTGTAATGTTGATTTAAGGTGTTTTTTTGTTGTTCCCATTTATGTTTGGTGTTTTGTTTCGAATTTGGTTAAGTTCGAGTTGAGTTATGTATCGTTTTGTGATGCTTATTTTTCTCGATCAGCACAACCAGCGATTGGTTTACGGAACAATGAGTTAAGCAAGGTTTGAATTCTAAGATCCTCTTTAAAAATTATAAGGCATGGTCGTACTCGAGCTTCAGATCAATATCCTAGAAGCAAGGAGTAGGCCCGCATGTACCAAAAAAACCTAATTCAGCTCCACGTAAGATAGTCAAAGTACGGTTGAACAATCGACATGATATATCTGCTCACATTCCGGGTAAGGGTCATAATTCGCAGGAACATTCTACAGTCTTCCAAAAGCGAAGCATTTAAAGGATCAAGAATTCAATCACCCACAATATTTACTCATTGGATTTTCAAGACATATACTTTAGTGTATGATATTAGATTTTTTTCTTGCTCAAGATTGATATGTTGGTTTAAGGTGTTTTCTTGTTGTTCCCATCTATGTTAGTTTTTTGTTTGGGATTCGGTTAACTTCGAGTTATGTATCGTTTTGTGTTGCTTACTCTTCTCGAGTCTTTTCATGACGGGTCGCCTTTGATTATACCGGTTAAGGTTTCTTTATCTTTAAACGAAGTTTACTATTTAACGGTATTCGTTGTTTTAGTAAAGAAAAGTTTATTAATATAGAATATaagaaatttttaaaaaatttacagTTGTTTAAAATACTAACTTGATTATAAAACTAATAAACAAAGGAAAAGAAGTAAGAAAATAAAAAAGTtcactcggtaggtaattaatttAATAACATAAATCAATTACGAGTAGAATTTTAGTTTTATTCTATCCATCTATTATCAATCCTACACAACTGGTTTATTTCAATAGAGTGAATGTTTTTGAGTAAAAATAAGTGAGTTAATTAATTaacgaataaataaataaataaattttagtgaAAGGGATTTGATGTGTTTTATGTACGTTATACTTGGACAAAAAAATATATGTTGTGTCACTCAACGCTCTATGCAAGTCATTTCTTGTGTGGTTCAAATTTAGTTAATTAACCCAAACACTAatcatatcattatcatcaaactCATACTTTATATCCTTTAAACACTTCTCTCTCCCCTTCCTAAATTCACTATTAATTTTTTGTTATCTTCCCATAAAACAAACATGTTCAATGATCAAATACCTTCTTCCTctcatcaaaatcaaaatcaaaaccaaaatgatgaagatgaagatgatgaaaacaTAAGAGAAATTCATGCTTTAACACCCCCTTTACCACTTCCTCCCTCTTATCGTCGTCGCGAAAATTGGGACACCACGAGCCACCGATCATCATCACTTTCGGTTGTTAGTACCGAAAGTGAAAACTTTACAACCATGAGTCGAGAATTTAACGCTTTGGTTCTCGCGGGAACGGGCATAAATGGAAGTGAAACAAGTGAAGTTGCTAATAGTATGAACACAAATAATGGAAGTAGTAATCTAGAAAGAATTGGTGAGGATGATATTGTTGATAATAATCCTTTAGCAATTGTGGCGGATAATAATCCTATTATGTCACCAAGTAGACGGAGTGGTCAAAATTTGGTGAACGCTGGTGGGAACGTTAACGTGGCATCCGTGGTAACGGTTAAAAAAGAAGAGGTTGAATCGAAGATTTTGGCTTGGCAAAACGCGAAGATTGCTAAGATTAACAATCGGTTTAAACGTGATGATGCAATAATCAACGGGTGGGAGAACGAACAAGTTCAAAAGTCTACTTCGTGGATGAAGAAAATCGAGGTACGTTTCTTTAACAGTAACAGTAATAGTAACGACAAATATGTTAACAGTAACATAGTAACAATAACAACTGATGTAGAAACTAACTTTTCTATTACGTGCATCTTTAAGTGTTTTTCAAGAACTTTTGCATACGAGGTATATGGTATAGTATCTTTTTTATGCTAGATCCTATTGGTACTGGTTCAAACTACAGAGTATGATTGAGTATGAGGTAGAGGTTTTGAACATAAGGTACAAGTGTTAATGCATGAGGTTCAAAGTATAGTTGCAGGGTTGGAAAATTCAGTAACTAACAGTTGGCCAATCATGGAATCATCAATGTCCACATAGATCATATGCACTATCTGAAAAGTATGAGAAAAAGACAATAGTCAATTTGAGAAAGTTGAATCCATCTTTTAGAGTAAGATGTACAACTTTACTGGCATGGTGTACAAGTGAAATATGCATGATAGTTGGACAATTCTTCGAATGGAATTTTCTAAGGTAGTAGTGACCATACATGCCTTTTAGAGATTGTGTTTCTTTTATGAAAGTGGAATTAAGATGGTTACTAAACTTATACGAGTAACACATAAATTCATATCTAGATTTGTTGCTAAATTGTTGTTTTCGTTATTCGATTCATTTACCAGTATTATGTTGTTTCTGTTATGTTAACTCGCTACAACATTTGAGGATGTTAATTAAAGACAAAAACACTAACGGAATATATAATGTCGCATAATGTAGAGGAAACTGGAGGCAAAGCGAGCACGTGCAATGGAGAAAATGCAGAATGACATAGCAAAAGCTAAAAGGAAATCAGAAGAAAAAAGGGCTACAGCAGAGGCGAAAAGAGGGACCAAAGTGGCTAGGGTTTTGGAAGTTGCTAACTTAATGCGAGCCGTTGGTCGAGCTCCTACCAAACGTTCTTTCTTTTAAGCTTTGTCACATCTATAATCACAAGTTGATTAGGTTTTGAATAATGTGCATCACTGAGTGATGGAGTCGGATTCAGTTTTTATATAGGACATTGTAGAGATATGGTGAGAATATTAAGATGTACCATAAAAATAGAGGAGTTTGCACAAAACAAAGATTGGTGTGTTTAAAGTATTTTAAATTCTTAATATAGTGTGTATGAGCCTTTCCACAGTTTATCATCAGTTTCTTTATATTTGAAGAACTGCACTCACAAGTCACAACTTACAACTTCAGCTACACTTGCACAGTAGGATAATGAAAAACCCAAACATTCGCGTATAAAGAATACAAACATGCTTCGTTTACAAAGGATCATAATGGCTATTTTACCCAGTTTATGGTTTAAAGACATATTTGCAAAACAAGTAGCAACATATGTTTAGTGCGTTAACATATTTGGAACATACAACACAATGAACATAAGATAAAaccatgtccatatatatatatacaagcctCAGTTTACCTAATTTTGATCAACCTGTACTAAGCCTTTAGTAAATCTTGAATTCAAGTATTTATCTAATGATTTCACTACATTTAAAAGGGTGAAGACATTTCAATTTC
This genomic stretch from Rutidosis leptorrhynchoides isolate AG116_Rl617_1_P2 chromosome 11, CSIRO_AGI_Rlap_v1, whole genome shotgun sequence harbors:
- the LOC139876699 gene encoding remorin 4.1-like, whose translation is MFNDQIPSSSHQNQNQNQNDEDEDDENIREIHALTPPLPLPPSYRRRENWDTTSHRSSSLSVVSTESENFTTMSREFNALVLAGTGINGSETSEVANSMNTNNGSSNLERIGEDDIVDNNPLAIVADNNPIMSPSRRSGQNLVNAGGNVNVASVVTVKKEEVESKILAWQNAKIAKINNRFKRDDAIINGWENEQVQKSTSWMKKIERKLEAKRARAMEKMQNDIAKAKRKSEEKRATAEAKRGTKVARVLEVANLMRAVGRAPTKRSFF